From Microlunatus capsulatus, a single genomic window includes:
- a CDS encoding LacI family DNA-binding transcriptional regulator gives MSSDDPAAGAAGRAPGMLDVARLAGVSHQTVSRVLNDHPSVRPETRVRVETAIRELGYRRNSAARALATRRSSTVGLLTATSNRSGPVSTLVAVEQASRAAGLWVSVASLSVYDPESVRSALDHFLDQGVDGIIVIAPVEEAVQVASAVALDVPVVIVAPRVEAGSRALAVAVDQRHGARLVVRHLAGLGHTRIAHVAGPVGWLDAIEREGGWREELAALGLDAPDTVRGDWTAASGYAVARDLDPGATAVFASNDQMALGLVRALVEQGRRVPEDVSVAGFDDIETAGFALPPLTTVRQDFAELGLAAVRTLVGRMAGEPAPPATLVQPVLQVRASTGPPPSGPAVDVGGPG, from the coding sequence ATGTCCTCCGACGACCCCGCTGCGGGAGCCGCCGGTCGGGCCCCCGGCATGCTGGACGTCGCCCGGCTCGCCGGCGTCTCCCACCAGACCGTCTCCCGGGTGCTCAACGACCACCCGAGCGTCCGGCCCGAGACCCGGGTGCGGGTCGAGACGGCGATCCGCGAGCTGGGCTACCGCCGCAACTCCGCCGCCCGCGCCCTGGCCACCCGGCGCAGCAGCACCGTCGGCCTGCTGACGGCCACGTCCAACCGCAGCGGTCCCGTCTCCACCCTGGTCGCCGTCGAGCAGGCCTCCCGGGCCGCCGGCCTGTGGGTGAGCGTGGCCAGCCTCAGCGTCTACGACCCCGAGTCGGTGCGTTCCGCGCTCGACCACTTCCTCGACCAGGGCGTCGACGGGATCATCGTCATCGCCCCCGTCGAGGAGGCCGTCCAGGTCGCCTCCGCCGTCGCCCTCGACGTGCCGGTGGTCATCGTGGCCCCGCGGGTCGAGGCGGGCAGCCGGGCCCTGGCCGTCGCGGTCGACCAGCGGCACGGCGCCCGGCTGGTCGTCCGGCACCTCGCCGGCCTGGGCCACACCCGGATCGCCCACGTCGCCGGCCCCGTCGGCTGGCTGGACGCCATCGAGCGCGAGGGCGGCTGGCGCGAGGAGCTCGCGGCCCTCGGGCTGGACGCGCCGGACACCGTCCGGGGGGACTGGACCGCGGCCAGCGGCTACGCGGTGGCCCGCGACCTCGACCCGGGCGCGACGGCGGTCTTCGCCTCCAACGACCAGATGGCCCTGGGCCTGGTCCGGGCGCTCGTCGAGCAGGGCCGCCGGGTGCCCGAGGACGTCTCGGTCGCTGGCTTCGACGACATCGAGACCGCCGGCTTCGCGCTGCCCCCGCTGACCACCGTCCGGCAGGACTTCGCCGAGCTGGGGCTGGCTGCGGTCCGCACCCTGGTGGGCCGGATGGCTGGTGAGCCGGCCCCGCCCGCGACGCTGGTCCAGCCCGTCCTGCAGGTCCGGGCCAGCACGGGCCCGCCCCCGTCGGGGCCGGCCGTCGACGTCGGTGGACCGGGTTGA
- a CDS encoding L-ribulose-5-phosphate 4-epimerase translates to MSIASEVDDVITRVRREVAALHAELPRNELVVWTAGNVSARVPGRDLLVIKPSGVSYDELTPETMVVCDLQGRLVEGERSPSSDTAAHAYVYAQMPEVGGVVHTHSTYATAWASRGEAVPCVLTMMADEFGGEIPVGPFALIGDDSIGQGIVETLRRYRSRAVLMQNHGPFTVGATAKAAVKAAVLCEEVARTVHIARQLGEPLPIPQDDVDRLYDRYQNAYGQR, encoded by the coding sequence ATGAGCATCGCGAGCGAGGTCGACGACGTCATCACCCGGGTCCGGCGCGAGGTGGCGGCCCTGCACGCCGAGCTGCCGCGCAACGAGCTGGTGGTGTGGACCGCCGGCAACGTCTCGGCCCGCGTGCCGGGTCGCGACCTGCTGGTCATCAAGCCGTCCGGGGTGAGCTACGACGAGCTGACGCCCGAGACGATGGTCGTCTGCGACCTGCAGGGCCGGCTGGTCGAGGGGGAGCGCTCGCCGTCCTCCGACACCGCCGCCCACGCCTACGTCTACGCGCAGATGCCCGAGGTCGGCGGGGTGGTGCACACCCACTCCACCTACGCGACCGCCTGGGCCTCGCGCGGTGAGGCCGTGCCCTGCGTGCTGACGATGATGGCCGACGAGTTCGGCGGGGAGATCCCCGTCGGGCCGTTCGCGCTGATCGGCGACGACTCCATCGGCCAGGGCATCGTCGAGACGCTGCGCCGGTACCGCTCGCGCGCCGTGCTCATGCAGAACCACGGCCCCTTCACCGTCGGCGCGACGGCGAAGGCCGCGGTCAAGGCCGCCGTCCTCTGCGAGGAGGTGGCCCGCACCGTGCACATCGCCCGGCAGCTGGGCGAGCCGCTGCCCATCCCGCAGGACGACGTCGACCGGCTCTACGACCGCTACCAGAACGCCTACGGCCAGCGCTGA
- the araA gene encoding L-arabinose isomerase: MTSTPRVWFLTGSQGLYGPETVAQVEQQSRQIVDQLNEGRDLGLPVEWRSVLTDSTSIHQTVLAANADPDVVGVIAWMHTFSPAKMWITGMDALRTPFLHLHTQANVSLPWSEIDMDFMNLNQAAHGDREFGYIQTRLGVARKTVVGHVSDPAVRARVAAWQRAAVGAAAVRSLKLARFGDNMRDVAVTEGDKVEAQLRFGVSVNTYGVNDLVEAVDGAPEQAVDDLVAEYADLYDLAPELAVGGDRHDSLRYGARIEAGLRAFLTAGGFGAFTTNFEDLGGLRQLPGLAVQRLMADGYGFGGEGDWKTSVMLHTIKAMGAGLPQGTSFMEDYTYHLGPGTPKILGAHMLEVCPTIAAGRPRVEIHPLGIGDREDPVRLVFDAATGPAAVVGICDLGDRFRLVLNEVDVVDPDEPLPKLPVARAVWEPKPSLSTSAEAWLMAGGPHHTVLSQAVGTEELTDFARMVGVELLVIDGATTSRDFGNEIRWNQAAYRLGMGF, from the coding sequence ATGACCTCCACCCCCCGCGTCTGGTTCCTGACCGGCAGCCAGGGCCTCTACGGCCCCGAGACCGTCGCCCAGGTCGAGCAGCAGTCGCGCCAGATCGTCGACCAGCTGAACGAGGGCCGTGACCTCGGCCTACCCGTCGAGTGGCGGTCCGTGCTCACCGACTCCACCTCGATCCACCAGACGGTGCTGGCCGCGAACGCCGACCCCGACGTCGTCGGCGTCATCGCCTGGATGCACACGTTCTCGCCGGCCAAGATGTGGATCACCGGGATGGACGCGCTGCGCACGCCGTTCCTGCACCTGCACACGCAGGCCAACGTGTCGCTGCCGTGGTCCGAGATCGACATGGACTTCATGAACCTCAACCAGGCCGCCCACGGCGACCGGGAGTTCGGCTACATCCAGACCCGGCTCGGGGTCGCCCGCAAGACCGTCGTCGGGCACGTCTCCGACCCGGCCGTCCGGGCCCGCGTCGCCGCCTGGCAGCGCGCGGCCGTCGGCGCCGCCGCCGTCCGCTCGCTGAAGCTGGCCCGGTTCGGGGACAACATGCGCGACGTGGCCGTCACCGAGGGCGACAAGGTCGAGGCGCAGCTGCGCTTCGGCGTCTCGGTCAACACCTACGGCGTCAACGACCTGGTGGAGGCCGTCGACGGCGCCCCCGAGCAGGCCGTCGACGACCTGGTGGCCGAGTACGCCGACCTCTACGACCTCGCTCCCGAGCTGGCCGTGGGCGGCGACCGGCACGACTCCCTGCGCTACGGCGCGCGGATCGAGGCGGGGCTGCGGGCGTTCCTGACCGCCGGCGGTTTCGGCGCCTTCACCACGAACTTCGAGGACCTGGGCGGGCTCCGCCAGCTGCCCGGCCTGGCCGTGCAGCGGCTGATGGCCGACGGCTACGGCTTCGGCGGTGAGGGCGACTGGAAGACCTCGGTCATGCTGCACACCATCAAGGCGATGGGTGCCGGTCTGCCGCAGGGGACGTCGTTCATGGAGGACTACACCTACCACCTGGGCCCGGGCACCCCGAAGATCCTCGGCGCGCACATGCTCGAGGTCTGCCCGACGATCGCCGCCGGCCGTCCCCGGGTCGAGATCCACCCGCTGGGCATCGGCGACCGGGAGGACCCGGTCCGCCTCGTCTTCGACGCCGCCACCGGCCCCGCCGCCGTCGTCGGCATCTGCGACCTGGGCGACCGGTTCCGGCTGGTGCTCAACGAGGTCGACGTCGTCGACCCCGACGAGCCGCTGCCCAAGCTCCCCGTGGCCCGCGCCGTCTGGGAGCCGAAGCCCTCGCTGTCCACCTCCGCGGAGGCCTGGCTGATGGCCGGCGGCCCGCACCACACGGTGCTGTCGCAGGCGGTCGGCACCGAGGAGCTGACCGACTTCGCCCGGATGGTCGGGGTGGAGCTGCTGGTCATCGACGGCGCCACCACCAGCCGCGACTTCGGCAACGAGATCCGCTGGAACCAGGCCGCCTACCGGCTCGGGATGGGCTTCTGA
- a CDS encoding epimerase has protein sequence MSRAVLAGASGFLGPLVAADLAARGHDVVVVGRTGPDARWDQPDRLAALVDGSDLVVNLAGRSVGCRYTARNRAVIHDSRVATTAALHRAVSAAADPPRLWLNASTATIYRHATDRPQSEADGELGAGFSVDVARAWERELFAGALPGTRRVALRMAIVLGDGPALTMLARAARTGFGGPQLDGWWFPHHRYDGIGADATGPAAPHGRTHGEQRFSWIHVDDLLAAMAFLEDHDLSGPVNLAAPVAGTNRGLMAALRRAVGMPVGVPVPRWLLEPGMWLLRQESELLLKSRWAVPTALLDAGFRFTWTDLDAAVGALVGPGSASGQKPIPSR, from the coding sequence GTGAGCCGGGCGGTCCTGGCCGGGGCCTCGGGCTTCCTCGGGCCGCTGGTCGCCGCCGACCTCGCCGCCCGCGGGCACGACGTGGTCGTCGTCGGACGGACCGGGCCGGACGCGCGCTGGGACCAGCCCGACCGGCTCGCGGCCCTCGTGGACGGGTCCGACCTGGTCGTCAACCTCGCCGGCCGGAGCGTCGGCTGCCGCTACACCGCGCGCAACCGCGCCGTCATCCACGACTCCCGGGTGGCCACCACGGCGGCCCTGCACCGGGCCGTCAGCGCCGCCGCGGACCCGCCACGGCTGTGGCTGAACGCCAGCACCGCGACCATCTACCGGCACGCGACCGACCGGCCGCAGTCCGAGGCGGACGGCGAGCTGGGCGCGGGCTTCTCCGTCGACGTGGCCCGGGCCTGGGAGCGGGAGCTCTTCGCCGGCGCGCTGCCCGGCACCCGCCGGGTGGCCCTGCGGATGGCGATCGTGCTGGGCGACGGGCCCGCGCTGACGATGCTGGCCCGGGCGGCCCGGACCGGCTTCGGCGGGCCGCAGCTGGACGGCTGGTGGTTCCCCCACCACCGCTACGACGGGATCGGCGCCGACGCCACGGGCCCCGCCGCGCCGCACGGCCGCACGCACGGCGAGCAGCGGTTCAGCTGGATCCACGTCGACGACCTGCTGGCCGCGATGGCCTTCCTGGAGGACCACGACCTGTCCGGGCCGGTCAACCTGGCCGCCCCGGTGGCCGGGACGAACCGCGGGCTGATGGCGGCGCTGCGCCGCGCGGTCGGGATGCCCGTCGGCGTGCCGGTGCCCCGCTGGCTGCTCGAGCCGGGGATGTGGCTGCTCCGCCAGGAGTCCGAGCTGCTGCTGAAGAGCCGCTGGGCCGTCCCGACCGCCCTGCTGGACGCGGGCTTCCGCTTCACCTGGACCGACCTGGACGCCGCGGTGGGCGCCCTGGTCGGTCCCGGGTCAGCGAGCGGTCAGAAGCCCATCCCGAGCCGGTAG
- a CDS encoding serpin family protein, translating into MSPRTADVLLPRRTLLALGGLAALAGAGGLAGCAAAGGDLVAADVARRPGDPARVPALVDAVGAFGADLLDAVGEEGNLVCSPWSVLVALAMVRYGATGTTAEEMDAALHLPDLAALGPGLSALDQLLGTRSGRRENAAGKKTTVVLDTANRVWGQQGSAWERPFLEDLAAWFGTGVSETDLAGDPEAARRAVNAWVADQTHDRIEELMPEGSVRPGTRMVLANALHVRAPWRKAFDPGGPLEFAAPGGPVTVPSMATVLPGGGAIGEGWTAARVPLAGDELALTVIRPDVDLATLRPALRGDGLANLLRREPDRGVALRMPPVELRTALELTDALRRLGMRRAFTPEAEFDGMTRAERLLVAAVQHQGWLALDEEGLEAAAATGVTMEPVSAPSTPLELTLDRPYLACLHDVETGLPLLLVQVVDPTAAAS; encoded by the coding sequence ATGAGTCCCCGGACCGCGGACGTCCTGCTCCCCCGCCGCACCCTGCTGGCCCTCGGCGGGCTCGCCGCCCTGGCCGGGGCCGGCGGCCTGGCCGGCTGCGCCGCCGCGGGCGGCGACCTGGTCGCCGCGGACGTCGCCCGTCGGCCGGGCGACCCCGCTCGGGTCCCCGCGCTGGTGGACGCGGTGGGCGCCTTCGGCGCGGACCTGCTCGACGCCGTCGGCGAGGAGGGGAACCTCGTCTGCTCGCCCTGGTCGGTGCTGGTGGCCCTGGCCATGGTCCGGTACGGCGCGACCGGCACCACGGCTGAGGAGATGGACGCCGCCCTGCACCTGCCCGACCTGGCCGCCCTGGGGCCGGGCCTGAGCGCCCTCGACCAGCTGCTGGGGACGCGGTCGGGGCGGCGGGAGAACGCCGCCGGGAAGAAGACGACGGTCGTGCTCGACACCGCGAACCGGGTCTGGGGGCAGCAGGGCTCGGCCTGGGAGAGGCCGTTCCTCGAGGACCTCGCGGCGTGGTTCGGCACCGGGGTGTCCGAGACCGACCTCGCCGGCGATCCCGAGGCGGCCCGGCGGGCGGTCAACGCCTGGGTGGCGGACCAGACCCACGACCGCATCGAGGAGCTGATGCCCGAGGGGTCGGTCCGGCCCGGCACCCGGATGGTGCTCGCGAACGCCCTGCACGTCCGCGCGCCGTGGCGGAAGGCCTTCGACCCGGGCGGGCCGCTGGAGTTCGCCGCGCCCGGGGGGCCCGTGACGGTGCCGTCGATGGCGACGGTGCTCCCCGGGGGCGGCGCCATCGGCGAGGGCTGGACGGCGGCCCGGGTGCCGCTGGCCGGGGACGAGCTGGCGCTCACCGTCATCCGGCCCGACGTGGACCTCGCCACGCTGCGCCCCGCCCTGCGCGGGGACGGCCTCGCGAACCTGCTGCGCCGGGAGCCGGACCGCGGCGTCGCCCTGCGGATGCCGCCCGTCGAGCTGCGCACCGCGCTCGAGCTGACCGACGCGCTGCGGCGCCTGGGGATGCGCCGCGCCTTCACCCCCGAGGCCGAGTTCGACGGCATGACCCGCGCCGAGCGGCTGCTGGTGGCCGCGGTGCAGCACCAGGGCTGGCTGGCACTCGACGAGGAGGGGCTGGAGGCGGCCGCGGCCACCGGGGTGACGATGGAGCCGGTCAGCGCCCCCTCGACGCCGCTGGAGCTGACCCTGGACCGGCCCTACCTGGCCTGCCTGCACGACGTGGAGACCGGGCTGCCGCTGCTGCTCGTCCAGGTCGTCGACCCGACGGCGGCGGCCTCGTGA
- a CDS encoding reverse transcriptase family protein, whose amino-acid sequence MRRADPVAHVARALAWAFLAAPAWTEPELRRSAWTTLGRRHRWVTPLVRLALVVHRTAPTGQPAELARLLAGTDELPAALHRAARRGAPVRVRVVPAVPARTASPRWPVPEVAGAPDLARLLGVPLEQLDWLADAQGRQRRTPAGPLHLYRYRWVERPGAVPRLLEAPTPLLRHVLRRLLDEVLVWVPAHPAAHGFVRGRSALSHARLHVGAAQVVSLDLRHFFAAVTAARVRGLWTLVGYPEGVTALLTGLTTHRTPVHVLTAMPPGGDASARHLLRARLRAPHLPQGAASSPALANLACARLDRRLAGYAAALGATYSRYADDLTISGPADLAAPRLVRAVSAVVVEEGFAVNPAKTRVQRSSARQQVTGVVVNARTSVPREEEDRLRAVLHDAVRNGPDAANRAAVPDFRAHLEGRVGWVSAVNPVRGARLRRQLDAVVWPGR is encoded by the coding sequence GTGAGGCGCGCCGACCCCGTCGCGCACGTCGCCCGGGCGCTGGCGTGGGCCTTCCTGGCCGCGCCCGCCTGGACCGAGCCGGAGCTGCGCCGCTCGGCCTGGACGACCCTGGGCCGACGGCACCGCTGGGTCACCCCGCTGGTCCGGCTCGCGCTCGTGGTGCACCGGACCGCACCGACGGGGCAGCCCGCCGAGCTGGCGCGGCTGCTGGCCGGCACCGACGAGCTTCCGGCCGCGCTGCACCGGGCCGCCCGCCGCGGCGCCCCCGTCCGGGTCCGGGTGGTCCCGGCCGTGCCGGCTCGGACCGCTTCCCCGCGCTGGCCCGTGCCGGAGGTGGCGGGCGCGCCGGACCTCGCCCGGCTGCTCGGCGTGCCCCTGGAGCAGTTGGACTGGCTGGCCGACGCCCAGGGCCGGCAGCGCCGCACCCCCGCCGGGCCGCTGCACCTCTACCGCTACCGCTGGGTCGAGCGGCCGGGCGCCGTCCCGCGGCTGCTCGAGGCGCCGACGCCGCTGCTGCGGCACGTCCTGCGCCGGCTGCTCGACGAGGTGCTGGTCTGGGTGCCCGCCCACCCCGCGGCGCACGGCTTCGTCCGCGGTCGCAGCGCGCTGAGCCACGCCCGGCTGCACGTCGGTGCCGCGCAGGTGGTGTCGCTGGACCTGCGGCACTTCTTCGCGGCGGTGACCGCGGCGCGGGTGCGGGGGCTGTGGACGCTGGTCGGCTACCCCGAGGGCGTCACCGCCCTGCTCACCGGGCTGACAACGCACCGCACCCCGGTGCACGTGCTGACGGCGATGCCCCCGGGCGGCGACGCCAGCGCGCGGCACCTGCTGCGCGCGCGTCTGCGCGCCCCGCACCTCCCGCAGGGCGCGGCGAGCTCTCCGGCGCTGGCCAACCTCGCGTGCGCCCGGCTCGACCGCCGCCTCGCCGGCTACGCCGCGGCGCTGGGCGCGACGTACAGCCGCTACGCCGACGACCTGACCATCTCCGGACCCGCCGACCTCGCCGCGCCCCGGCTGGTCCGCGCGGTGTCGGCCGTCGTCGTCGAGGAGGGCTTCGCGGTGAACCCGGCCAAGACGCGGGTGCAGCGGTCCTCGGCCCGTCAGCAGGTCACCGGCGTCGTGGTCAACGCCCGGACGAGCGTGCCGCGGGAGGAGGAGGACCGGCTGCGGGCCGTCCTGCACGACGCCGTCCGGAACGGCCCCGACGCGGCGAACCGGGCTGCCGTCCCCGATTTCCGGGCGCACCTCGAGGGCCGGGTGGGCTGGGTGAGCGCGGTCAACCCCGTCCGCGGGGCCCGGCTCCGTCGACAGCTGGACGCGGTGGTCTGGCCCGGGCGCTGA
- a CDS encoding DMT family transporter, producing MAWIVLVVAGVLEAVWATALGRSEGFSRLVPTVVFGVALLLSMAGLGFALRDLPTGTAYAVWVGIGAAGTVTWAMLTGTEPVSLVKVLLILGLVGCVIGLKLVGDSH from the coding sequence ATGGCCTGGATCGTGCTCGTGGTCGCCGGGGTCCTGGAGGCGGTGTGGGCCACGGCCCTCGGCCGCTCGGAGGGCTTCTCCCGGCTGGTGCCCACCGTCGTCTTCGGCGTCGCCCTGCTGCTGAGCATGGCCGGTCTCGGCTTCGCCCTCCGCGACCTGCCGACCGGGACGGCCTACGCGGTCTGGGTGGGCATCGGGGCCGCGGGCACCGTCACCTGGGCCATGCTGACGGGGACCGAGCCCGTCTCGCTGGTCAAGGTGCTGCTGATCCTCGGCCTCGTCGGCTGCGTCATCGGGCTGAAGCTCGTGGGCGACAGCCACTGA
- a CDS encoding phosphotransferase: MGTATDAPSAAPGPDDLAAAFGLVDVGPGSLSPWSAVFRATAPGGAPVVVKRTAHRAENARAMAGWTTAAAAAGFPVVAPVPLAVDNPQRVGEDWWVVYPWVEGEVYRGAREQVRQAGDLLGRQHALAVDASALRGYRWPDVDPDAVAAELAALAGRVPEPELLADLAGRWARQLPALRSAGLPAAGVSSDFKAVNLVWAGTRGPVLVDPDNGGREPRLFDLALAVLLFHHECPTAPGRLFDAGEWATFRDAYRAHVRLDAAEQRLWAETVDHLLWEEGSWALADQDDDAWADPRQGAFLRDLATTRLDRFPLT, from the coding sequence GTGGGAACCGCAACCGACGCACCGTCCGCCGCCCCCGGGCCGGACGACCTGGCCGCCGCGTTCGGCCTGGTCGACGTCGGTCCGGGCTCGCTGTCGCCCTGGTCGGCGGTGTTCCGCGCGACCGCGCCGGGCGGCGCCCCCGTCGTGGTGAAGCGGACCGCGCACCGGGCGGAGAACGCCCGGGCCATGGCGGGCTGGACCACCGCCGCGGCGGCCGCCGGGTTCCCGGTGGTGGCCCCGGTGCCGCTGGCCGTGGACAACCCCCAGCGGGTGGGTGAGGACTGGTGGGTGGTCTACCCGTGGGTGGAGGGCGAGGTCTACCGGGGCGCGCGGGAGCAGGTGCGCCAGGCCGGCGACCTGCTGGGCCGCCAGCACGCCCTGGCCGTCGACGCGTCCGCTCTGCGCGGGTACCGGTGGCCCGACGTCGACCCCGATGCCGTGGCCGCCGAGCTGGCGGCGCTGGCCGGGCGGGTGCCGGAGCCGGAGCTGCTGGCCGACCTTGCCGGCCGCTGGGCGCGGCAGCTGCCGGCGCTGCGCTCGGCCGGGCTGCCCGCCGCCGGGGTCAGCAGCGACTTCAAGGCCGTGAACCTCGTGTGGGCGGGCACCCGCGGCCCGGTGCTGGTCGACCCGGACAACGGGGGCCGCGAGCCCCGCCTGTTCGACCTGGCCCTCGCGGTGCTGCTGTTCCACCACGAGTGCCCCACCGCCCCCGGCCGGCTCTTCGACGCGGGGGAGTGGGCCACCTTCCGCGACGCCTACCGCGCCCACGTCCGGCTGGACGCCGCCGAGCAGCGGCTCTGGGCCGAGACCGTCGACCACCTGCTCTGGGAGGAGGGCAGCTGGGCCCTCGCCGACCAGGACGACGACGCCTGGGCCGACCCGCGGCAGGGGGCCTTCCTCCGGGACCTGGCCACGACGCGGCTGGACCGGTTCCCGCTGACCTGA
- a CDS encoding flotillin family protein, which translates to MVELTTTLALAVVIAVVVLIALVVLIRSYRTARPDEALIITGRSATKPSKVVVGARSVVYPFVNKAYTLSLASRSVQVTVEGISKNGIKLSLQGVAQVKVGGDEENVRLAAQRFLQQQDQIERYTQDILAGSLRSVVGTLTVEQIIHERAALAKSVQDVALESLNNQGLIVDTLQISSVEDDTNYLRNLGRPESAQVEKAAAIAEANARQEAAEKQAVSDEGIAIAQQRLAIRRAELKEQTDARQAAADAAGPLAQAEQRQAIIQREEQVAVRQAELKERQLDTEVRRPADAAKYQAEQEAASLLARRRAEAEARRADGLAEAESLEAAGRAEAAAVQAKAEAYQQFNDAAVIDRLVEVLPKIARELAAPYGNIKDLTVISNDGAGQLSRNIAGNVNDTVTMLEKMTGVDLRQLVNRVASDRTQPPAPATPAPVVVDGHHDEPLDGRVG; encoded by the coding sequence ATGGTCGAGCTCACGACGACCCTCGCCCTCGCCGTCGTCATCGCGGTCGTCGTCCTCATCGCGCTGGTCGTGCTGATCCGCAGCTACCGCACCGCCCGCCCCGACGAGGCGCTGATCATCACCGGCCGGAGCGCGACCAAGCCGTCGAAGGTGGTGGTGGGCGCCCGCTCTGTGGTCTACCCCTTCGTCAACAAGGCCTACACGCTGAGCCTCGCGTCGCGCTCGGTGCAGGTGACCGTCGAGGGCATCTCCAAGAACGGCATCAAGCTGTCGCTGCAGGGGGTGGCGCAGGTCAAGGTCGGCGGTGACGAGGAGAACGTGCGGCTGGCCGCCCAACGCTTCCTGCAGCAGCAGGACCAGATCGAGCGCTACACCCAGGACATCCTGGCCGGCTCGCTGCGCTCGGTCGTCGGTACGCTCACGGTCGAGCAGATCATCCACGAGCGGGCCGCGCTCGCGAAGTCGGTGCAGGACGTCGCCCTGGAGTCGCTCAACAACCAGGGCCTGATCGTCGACACCCTGCAGATCTCCAGCGTCGAGGACGACACCAACTACCTGCGCAACCTCGGCCGGCCCGAGAGCGCGCAGGTCGAGAAGGCGGCCGCCATCGCCGAGGCGAACGCCCGGCAGGAGGCCGCGGAGAAGCAGGCCGTCTCCGACGAGGGCATCGCCATCGCCCAGCAGCGGCTGGCGATCCGGCGCGCCGAGCTCAAGGAGCAGACCGACGCCCGGCAGGCCGCCGCCGACGCGGCCGGGCCGCTGGCCCAGGCCGAGCAGCGGCAGGCGATCATCCAGCGCGAGGAGCAGGTCGCCGTCCGGCAGGCCGAGCTCAAGGAGCGCCAGCTCGACACCGAGGTGCGCCGCCCGGCCGACGCCGCGAAGTACCAGGCCGAGCAGGAGGCCGCCTCGCTGCTGGCCCGCCGCCGGGCCGAGGCGGAGGCCCGCCGGGCCGACGGCCTCGCCGAGGCGGAGTCGCTGGAGGCCGCGGGACGCGCGGAGGCGGCCGCCGTCCAGGCGAAGGCCGAGGCGTACCAGCAGTTCAACGACGCCGCCGTCATCGACCGGCTCGTCGAGGTGCTGCCCAAGATCGCGCGCGAGCTGGCGGCGCCCTACGGCAACATCAAGGACCTGACCGTCATCTCCAACGACGGAGCCGGCCAGCTGTCCCGCAACATCGCCGGCAACGTCAACGACACCGTGACCATGCTGGAGAAGATGACGGGCGTCGACCTGCGCCAGCTGGTCAACCGCGTCGCCTCGGACCGGACGCAGCCGCCGGCCCCGGCCACCCCGGCCCCGGTCGTCGTGGACGGCCACCACGACGAGCCGCTCGACGGCCGGGTGGGCTGA
- a CDS encoding fatty acid desaturase family protein, whose translation MTTLPAVEPRPRGRAGQRYVSDFTELTRRVQAEGLMGRAYGFYWTCLGAAAVALGSLVAGMLLLGDSWLQLLLAGALGVLMAQLGFLGHEASHRQMFRSARWNDWTGRVLSGLLVGISYGWWMRKHTRHHASPNQLGKDPDIVSGAVAFSAEAVASRGTVGEWLARRQGFFYLPLLALEGLSLHVSSVRHLLDRQPVRHRWVEILFVGVRLVGYPVAVFLLLPPGMALAFIGVQVGVFGFLLGGAFTPNHVAMPIVDRGVKVDFLRRQVLMSRNITGGPLVHFLMGGLAHQVEHHLFPGMARPHLRRAAVHVRRYCAEHDIPYTENTLVGAYRHVLGYLNDVGLQGRADTFACPLAQAHRV comes from the coding sequence ATGACCACCCTTCCCGCCGTCGAGCCGCGACCCCGCGGCCGGGCCGGCCAGCGCTACGTCAGCGACTTCACCGAGCTCACCCGCCGCGTCCAGGCCGAGGGTCTGATGGGCCGGGCCTACGGCTTCTACTGGACCTGCCTGGGGGCGGCCGCGGTCGCCCTGGGCTCCCTGGTCGCCGGCATGCTCCTGCTGGGCGACAGCTGGCTGCAGCTCCTGCTCGCCGGGGCGCTGGGCGTCCTGATGGCCCAGCTCGGCTTCCTCGGCCACGAGGCGTCGCACCGGCAGATGTTCCGCTCCGCCCGCTGGAACGACTGGACGGGACGGGTGCTGTCCGGGCTGCTGGTCGGCATCAGCTACGGCTGGTGGATGCGCAAGCACACCCGCCACCACGCCAGCCCCAACCAGCTGGGCAAGGACCCCGACATCGTCAGCGGCGCGGTCGCGTTCAGCGCCGAGGCCGTCGCCTCGCGGGGGACCGTCGGGGAGTGGCTGGCGCGGCGCCAGGGCTTCTTCTACCTGCCACTGCTCGCGCTGGAGGGCCTCAGCCTGCACGTCTCGTCCGTCCGGCACCTGCTCGACAGGCAGCCCGTCCGGCACCGGTGGGTGGAGATCCTCTTCGTCGGCGTCCGGCTGGTCGGCTACCCGGTCGCCGTCTTCCTGCTGCTGCCGCCCGGGATGGCCCTCGCCTTCATCGGGGTGCAGGTCGGCGTCTTCGGCTTCCTCCTCGGCGGGGCGTTCACCCCCAACCACGTGGCCATGCCGATCGTCGACCGCGGGGTCAAGGTCGACTTCCTCCGCCGCCAGGTGCTGATGTCGCGCAACATCACCGGGGGCCCCCTCGTGCACTTCCTCATGGGCGGGCTCGCCCACCAGGTCGAGCACCACCTCTTCCCCGGGATGGCCCGGCCCCACCTGCGGCGGGCCGCGGTGCACGTCCGCCGCTACTGCGCCGAGCACGACATCCCCTACACCGAGAACACCCTCGTCGGGGCCTACCGGCACGTGCTGGGCTACCTCAACGACGTCGGGCTGCAGGGCCGGGCGGACACGTTCGCCTGCCCGCTGGCCCAGGCGCACCGGGTCTGA